The Chthonomonas sp. genome segment GGCCCACCTCGTCGAGAACCACCAGGCTTCGGTCAGTCGCATGATTCAGGATGTACGCGCACTCGGTCATTTCGACCATGAAGGTTGATTGCCCACTTGCAAGTTCATCTTTCGCACCGATTCTTGTAAACAACTGATCGTGAATGCTGAGCTTGGCTGAGCTGGCCGGCACGTAGCAACCGATCTGCGCCATTAGACAAATGAGTGCGTTTTGCCGCAGAAACGTGGACTTTCCGCTCATGTTCGGGCCGGTCAGAATGATCGTCCGGGTGCCTTCGGCGAGGGGCTCCAGCGAAACGCTGTTCGGCACGAAGTTGTCCGTGCCGGCCTCAACCACCGGGTGTCGCCCGTCAATGATCTCCAAGCAGTTGTCGTCAACCAGCTCGGGCCGCACATATCGGTGGGCAATGCTCACGCTCGCCAGCGAACACAGGACATCGAGCTCGGCGATGGCGCGGGCTGTGGCCAGCAAGGCCGGGGCTTCCGCCGCGACCTGCTCGCGCAACCGCTCGAACAGCGCGTGCTCGACCTCAATCGCCTTGTCGCCCGCGTCCAGTACGCGACTCTCGTGCTCCTTCAGCTCGGCGGTAATGTAGCGTTCGGCGTTGGCGGTGGTTTGCTTGCGGATGTAGGCGGGCGGCACTCGCTCGCTGTGCTGCTTCGGCACCTCGATGTAGTAGCCGAACACCGAGTTGTAACCGACCTTAAGCTGTTGAATCCCCGTCGCCGCGCGCTCAGCGGTCTCCATTTCGGCAATGAACGAGCGCCCGTCTCGGCCCAGCCGCCGCAGCTGATCGAGCTCCGCGTCATACTCATCGGCGATCACGCCGCCGTCGCGCAGCGTCAGCGGTGGCTCGGGCTGAATCGCGATATAAAGCTGCCGCGCAAGCTCAAAATGGTCGCCCATCGAACTCGCCACGCGCTGCAATCGGCCCAACGCAATCTGTTGCAAGGGCTTCAACACCTCGGGGAGCACCTGCAGCGACGCGCGCAGATTAGCCAAGTCGCGCGGGCTAGCCAGGCGCGCCGAACACCGCGAGACCAGCCGCTCCAAGTCGCTGACTCGCTTGAGCTTTTCGCCGAGTTCTTCGCGGATCAAGGAGTTTTCAATGAGCCGCCGTACCGCCTCGTGGCGCGACTCGATCTCTGCGCGCGAGAGCAAGGGCTGGTCAATCCAGCGGCGCAGCAGCCGCGCGCCCATGCCGGTGCGGGTGCGATCGAGTACGTCCAATAGAGTGTGCCGCCGCGAGCCGTCGGCGAGGTTTTGCGTGAGCTCCAGCGTGCGCCGACTGAAGGCGTCAATCCGCATGAACTCGTCCACCTGATAGGTCGAAATCGTTTCGATATGCGCCAGGTCAAGCCCGTTGCCCTTGGCGTACCGCAGCACCAACGCCGCCGCCATCACCGAAAGCGGCTCCCCTTCGAGGCCGAATCCGCTGAGCTGATGCACCCCCAAATGGGCCAAGAGCTCCTGCTCGGCGCGATCCGCGCGGACCGGCTCGACCTCAAAAAATCCGGTCACGCCTTCCAGAGCTTTCGCGCCGATGACCTCGGCGGGCTGTAGGCGGGCAAGCTCCTGACGCAGGGCTCCTTCGCCGGTGACTTCGGTGACCAAAAACTCGCCGGTGCTGGGTTCCAAAGTGGCGATGGCCCACTGCTCGCCATGCCCGGCGAGGCCGCACAAAAACGAAGGCTCGCCTTGATCCAGGTGCGAATCCTCCATCAACGTGCCCGGAGTCAAAACCCGGCGAACCTGCCGCCGAATCAGCCCCTTGGTCGTCTTCGGATCGTCAATCTGCTCGCAAATGCCGACGCGGTGACCAAGCGCCACCAGCCGAGTAAGGTACTTGTCAAAGGCGTGAAACGGTACTCCTGCCATCGCCACGCGGCCATTCGCGCCGTCCTCTTTGCCGGTCAGCGTGATCTCTAGGGCGCGGGCCGCGGTCTCGGCATCATCGCCGTAGAACTCGTAAAAGTCGCCCACGCGCATTGCGATCAGCGCCCCCGGATGCGCGGCTTTAGCATCAAAATACTGCCGCATCATGGGGGTCTGGGGGACGAAGCTCACCCCCTGATTGTAACTGAAAACGACTACAATCACCCCGTGATCTCCATCATCATGCCCAGCTATGGCCACGCCCGATTTGTCGGCGCGGCGGTGCGCTCGGTGCTGGCGCAAACCTTCACGGATTGGGAGCTCGTGATTGTGGACGATTGCAGCCCCGACCAGAGCCTGAGCGTGCTTCGCGAGTTCGACGATCCCCGGATTCGGCTGAGCGTGAACGAGCGTAACCTGGGCGCTTACGCCACCGAGCAGCGCGCCCTCGAAATGACTCGCCATGACCTGGTGGCCGTGCTCAACAGCGACGACCTTTGGTCGCCCGAGAAGCTAGCGGTTCAAGCCGCGGCTCTGCAAGAACATCCGGCGGCCAGCTTCTGCTTTGTGCGCGGCTGGGTGGTAGACGGCGACGGCAAGGTGGATGAAGCGGACGACGTGCATGGCGACTGGCCGGTTGGGCTCGCCGATTACCGCCCGTGGTTGGTGGTTGAAAACCGGATTCTCGCCAGCGGCGTGGTGTTCCGTCGCGCCGGATTGCGGTTCGCCACGAACGCGCACTATAGCGGCGATTGGATGGCGCTGCTCGAGGCCAGCAATCGCGGTCCGGGCATCGGCGTGGCCGATCGGCTGACTCAGTGGCGGATCCACGGCAGCAACAGCTTTACGCGCTCGCCGAAGCAGGTCGCCGAGGAGATCGCCGTGCGCGAGGCGATCCGCGCTCGCGATTGGCCCGCGGACTGCCGCGCCGGGCTTGGCCGCAACGCGCTGAACCTGTTCACCCTCTACTTGCAGACCGGCCAACGGGCCCGCGCGCTGGCTCTCGCCACTCAAGTCGTACGCACATATCCGGAAAAAGCGGTCGCTCTCCGCCGCGTGCTTCTGGGCTTCATGCCCCAGTCGGTGCTGCAAAAGCGCTTGCCTTGGACCGACTCGCTGGCGAACCTCCCCGCTGCCGGGCCATTTACGATCAACTAGGCTTGGTTATTGTTATGGTCTGGAATCTGGAGCCCGCCGCTTCCAGTAGTCTAGGGTCATGCGACGCACTCTGCTTCATGCCCTCGCTTTGTTGCCCCTCTCGGTCGCCTATGCGCAAACCACGCCCGCCGAAAAGCCCGCCGAGAAAAAGGAAGACGATGCCTACTCCAAAGCCGTTAAGGACTATAAAGCCGACGACGGAATGTTTAAGGTTTGGCGCAAAGATGAGACTTTGCTGTTCGAAATCCCGAAGGACAAGATGGGCCGTGCCTACCTGTGGGTGGGCGAACTCAAGGGCACCGCGGGCGGCGGTTACAGCGGCTCAGCGGCGTTCGAGCAACTCGTCTCGTGGGAAGTCCGCGGCGACAAGGTGCTGCTCCGCTCCAAGGTCGTCAACATCAAGTCGCGACCGGGCACGCCGCTCGAACTCGGCACGAAAATTTCCAACCTCGATCCGATCATCGCGACCTTCGATATCAAGGCGACCAGCCCGAGCGGCGCGGTCGTCATCGATGCCTCACGACTCTTTAAGCAGAGTCCGCCGGAGTTTAGCTTCGCCGGTGCCACCGGTGGCGGCGGGATGGATGGCAGCCGCTCGTTCCTGGATCGCGCGCTCAGCTTCCCGGAGAACATCAACGTAGAAGTTCTTGCGACCTTCGCCGGTGGCGGCGGCGGTGGCGGGTCCAACCCGTTTTCGCGCGCCGTGGCGCGCCCCAGCAGCACCTACGTGCTGCACCACAGCATCGTGCTGCTGCCCGAAAAGCCAATGATGGGCCGCATTGCCGATAGCCGAGTTGGTTACTTCACCAACAGCTTTACGGACTACGATGCGCCCAACACGCAAGGCGTCCGCCAGTACGAATACATCACGCGCTACCGCCTGGAAAAGAAGGACCCCAAGGCCGCGATGAGCGAGCCGGTCAAGCCGATTGTTTACTATCTCGCGCCGGAAATTCCGACCGAGTGGCGAGAAGCCTGCCGGCAAGGCGTCCAGGATTGGAACGTCGCCTTTGAGGCCGCTGGCTTCAAGAACGCGGTCATCTGCAAAGACGCGCCCAACGACCCCGAGTGGACGCCGGAAGACGCCCGCTACAGCGTGATTCGCTGGGCGGCGCTGCCGATTGCCAACGCCATGGGCCCGAGCGTCACCGACCCGCGCAGCGGCGAGATTCTCAACGCCCACATCATCATGTGGCACGATATTCTCAAGCTGCAGCAGGAGTGGTACTTCGCGCAAGCCTCGGCCAGCGACCCCCGCGCCCGCCGATTGCCGTTCCCGAACGACCTGATGCACGAGCTAGTGCGATTCGTCGTCGCGCACGAAGTTGGCCACACGTTTGGCTTGCCGCACAACGGTAAGAGCAGCGCGATGATCCCGACCGAGTGGCTCCGCGACGCGAAGTGGACCGCCGACAACGGCACCTGCACCTCGATCATGGACTACGCCCGATTCAACTATGTGGCGCAACCCGAGGACAAGGCGACCATGATTCCGCGGATCGGCAAGTACGACAAGTTCTCGATCAAGTGGGGCTACATGCCGATTGACAGCGCGCGCACGCCGTGGGACGAGCGCCCCGCCTTGGACAACCTGGCCGCCGCGCAAGTGACCGACCCGACCCTGCGGTTCTACGACAACTTCAGCAGTTCGGACCCGACCGCGCAATCGGAGGCGCTGGGATCGGACGCGGTGATCGCCTCGACTTATGGCGTGGCCAACCTCAAGCGCATGGTCTCGTACGTGCTCCCGATGACGACTCGCCTCGGCGAGGACAACTCGGAGACCGCCCGCATCCACGGCGCGCTCGTCGAGCAAATGGGCAACTATGTCGGCCACGTGATGGCCGTTGTGGGCGGCCAAGAAGTGATTGACTGGCGCTCGGGTCGCGGTGGCGAAACCTTCAACCCGGTGAGCCCCGAATACCAACGCCGCGCCGCCAAGTGGCTCATGAGCAACTTGCTGACCGCGCCGACCTGGCTGACGCCGAAGAGCATCATGGGCAAAATCAGCAACGATGGCGGCTACAGCCTGCAAAACTCGTTCCAAGCGCGCGCCATCTCCGGCTTGCTGCAAGATGGTCGCCTCAATCGCATGGTGATCAACGAGATGCGAACCGGGCCGGGCGCGTATCGCGTGGCCGACCTGATGAGCGACCTCTCCGCCGAAGTCTGGCGCGAACTCGCCACGCCGGCGGCGGCCTCGACGCCATTCCGTCGTCAGGTGCAGCGCACCTTTGTCAATACGCTGGTGCTTAAGCTCGGCGGCCCGCCCTCGGAAATCCGTTCCAACACCCGCGTGCAGCTTGAAGCCTCGCGCGATGCGCTCAATGCGGTGCTGCCGCGCGTGACCGACAAGGCGATGGCGGCTCACTACCGCGATCTGGTGAAGCAGATTACGTTTGGTCTGAACAACCCGGACAAGGTGGCTCCGGCGGTCACAACCGCACCCGCCGCGTTCCCGGGACGCGTTCGACTGCGCTGTGGTTGCGATCTAGAGCAAGCGTCGGAATAAGCCCTTGGGCAGATAGGTGGCTAGCCACCGAACTCGGCTCCGCCAGCGACTTGGTTGCCGGCGGAGCGATTCTTTGTAAGCTCGGCGGCCGCCCGACGGATCGCCGTTGAGGGTGCGCACGGTGCCCAGGCAGGCCCAGTTGTGGGCGAGCGCTAGGTTGAGCGTAGCCTCGTCCAGGCCCATGCTCTCGTAGAGCCCGGTCTGGTCGAGAATGCGCTCGCGGAGCATCTGGTCGTCGCGCCAAATGCGGTCAAGCTTCTTGCTGGCGTTGTTTTCGTGCCAGCGATAGTTGGTCAGCTTGTCATTGCAAAAGCCGATGTCCCAATGCTCGGCGATGCGCAACCACATGTCCCAGTCGCCGCTGCCAAAGTAGGCCGGATTGAATTCGCCGCACTGCTCAAAGCATTCGCGCCGGACCAGCACCGCCGAGGCGATGATCTTGTTGGCGTAGATCAGCGGGATGATTCCCTTGTCGGTTTGCGAGCGCGGGAAGTCGAATCCCAGCGGCGTGCCGGGCAAGGTCTCGCCGAGCGCCCCGATGAAGTCGCCGTTGGTATGCACGAGTCCCACGCGCGGCTCGGCCGCCAGCAGGTTCAGCTGCTGCTCAAGCTTGGTCGGCATCCACTCGTCGTCGTCGTTAAGAATCGCAATGAACTCGCCGTTGGCCAGCGCCAAACCTCGGTTGAGCGATCCGTACGTGCCGAGATTTTGGGCGTTGAACTCGAGGTGCCAGTCGGGACAGTTGGCGCGGAGCCAGTCGCGGGTGCCGTCGGTCGAGCCATCGTCCAGGCAGATGACCTCAAAGTCGATCATGGTCTGCGCGCGAATGCTCTCCACCGCCACCGGCAGGTACGCCAAGTGGTTGTAGCACGTGAGCAAAACGCTAACTTTTGGCACGACCATGATTGTGGCACGCGCGTAGGAAGGGGTAGGTTAGAACAACATGAGCCACACCGATCTGTCTCGTCGCGCCGTACTAGGGTTGGGCCTTGCCGCCCCCCTGATGCCTCGTTTCGCGCTTGCCGCTGAGCCGCAAGCCAATACTTCGGTGCCCGCCGTGGCGGTCACTCGCACCACCCAGTTTGGCGAGTACACCATCACCACCGTGCAAGACGCCGCCATGCGCATGAGCGTCGAGCAGTCGCCGTTCGCGGCCAAGACCAAGCCCGAAGAACTGCGCAAGATTTTGGCCGCCAACAAACTGCGCACCGACCAAGTGGGGCTCGACGTGAACGTGCTGATCATGCAGAAGGGGAAAGACGTTCTGCTCATTGATGGCGGTACGGGCCAAAAGCTCATGCCTGCGCTGGCCCAGCTGGGCATTAAGCCCGAAATGGTGGGCGCAATCGCCCTGACGCACGCCCATGGCGACCACTACAACGGCTTGCTCAAGGATGGCAAGTCGGCGTTCCCGAACGCCACAATCTTCGTGCCCGAAGCCGAATACGCCTTTTGGACCGCCGCGCAGCCGGAGATGCCCAAGAGCATGATGGACGTGAACGACCGCCGAGGCGTGATCGCCGGGGCCCAAAGCTGCTTCAACATCCTGAAGCCGCAAATCCGCACGATTGCGGGCGACAAGGAATGGGGCACAGGCATTGCGTTCATGCCGATGCCCGGCCACACTCCGGGCCACGCCGGGGTGCGGATCAGCTCGGGTAAGGAGACCATGATTCACTGGGCCGACCTTTGCCATCACGCCGCGATCATCGTGCAAAACCCGAACATTCAGGTGAAGTTCGACACCGATCCCGTGGCGTCGGCCGACATGCGCCGCAAGATGTTCGACCAGTTCGCGAAGGAAGGCTATCGCATCATGGGCTCGCACATGCCGTTCCCCGGATTTGGGCGCATCCTCAAGTCCGGCAAGAGTTTCCGTTGGGAAATTGAACCCTGGGTTCAGTAACAAACCAAACAAGCCCTGGCAACCAACTTGCCAGGGCTTGTGTTTTTCTCCTAAAGACGACTTAGGTGTCGTTACCCTGCGAGAGACCTTCGATAACCTTAATCAGCGGCAAGAACATCGCGATAACGATGAAGCCGACGATAAAGCCAAGGACAACGATCATGATCGGTTCAAGCGCCGCGGTGAGCGAGGCCAGCGTGGCTTCCACTTCGCTTTCGTAGAAGTCGGCGATCTTTTGCAGCATGAAGTCGAGCGAGCCCGACTCTTCGCCGACCGCGATCATGTGCACGACCATCGGCGGGAACAAGCGCGAGGCTTCGAGCGGGTCGCCGATGCGGTCCCCTTCCCGAATCCGGGCGCGGGCTTCCAGCACGGCGTCCGACATAATCGAGTTGCCGATCGTCCCGGCCACGGTTTCCATGGCCTGCAGAATCGGAACCCCCGAAGTGAGCAGCGTGCCCATGGTGCGGCTAAAGCGCGCCATACAAATCTTGTGGTGCAGCTTGCCGAACACGGGCACTCTGAGCTTGCCCTTATCCGCGACGCGTCTCCCGAACCGGGTGCCCACAAAGAGCTTCCAGGCGAAGACAAACGCCGAAACAGAAATGATCAGGATCAGCCAGTTTTTCTTGAACACTTCCGAAAGGTCGATGAGGAATTTCGTCATCGCCGGGAAGTCGTCGGCCTTGAGGCCGATATCCAAGAAGAGCTGAGCGAACTGCGGCACAACCCAGCTGACCAAGAAGATGACGATGCCGGTGGCGGCGATCAAAACGAGGACCGGATAAGTGAGCGCCGATTTGACCTTGCGGCGCAGGGCGACGTCGCCTTCCAAGAACGCGGAGAGTCGTTGCAGGGATTCCTCCAAAACCCCGCCGACTTCACCGGCGCGGATCAAACCGATGAACAGGTTGTTGAACGCGCGCGGGTGGCGTTGCATGGCGCGGGAAAGGCTTTCCCCACCTTCGACCCGTTGCCCGAGGTCAATGAGGATGCGCTTGAGCTTGGGGTCTTGCGATTGCCGACTCAAAACGTCCAGACAGCGGACGAGCGAGACGCCCGCGTCAACCATCGTGGAGAACTGACGACAGAAGACCGCGAGGTTGGACAGCTTGACCTTGCCCGACTTGGGGCCACGAGTCTTGCCGGCCTTGATGACCGTGACTTCCGTGATGGTAAAGCCTTGTTCCTCGAAGCGCTTTCTTAGTAGCTCTTCGCTTTCGGCCTCGGCCGTCCCCTTTTGGATCGAGCCGCTGGCATCCTTAAACGTGTAACCGTAAACTGGCATGTCGTTCTATCTCTCTATTATCTTCGGGGCGGAGGTCCGCCAGTTGGAGCACCTGGGCCGCCTTGGCCGGTGTTGATCATCTTCTTAAGCTCATCAATCTGCACGGCACGGCTAAGCGCTTCGTCCAGGGTGATGATGCCCTTGAGGTAAAGGTCACGCAAACATTGGTCCATCGTGAACATGCCCAGCGAGGCGCTGGTTTGGATACTTGAAGGAATTTGGTGGGTCTTCCCTTCGCGAATCAGGTTCTTGATGGCGGGGCTGGCAATCATGACTTCGTTGGCCGGAATACGTCCCGGACCCGTGGCCCGCGGACATAGTTGTTGGGCGACGATGGCCACGATATTGTTCGCCAGCTGAACACGGATTTGCTCCTGTTGGCTGGGCGGGAACACGTCAACGATCCGGTCAATGGACTCGGCGGCGTTGTTGGTGTGGAGCGTAGCAAAGACCAAGTGGCCGGTTTCCGCGGCGGTGATGGCCAGGGCGATCGTTTCGACGTCCCGCATTTCACCGACGAGTAGCACGTCCGGGTCTTCCCGGAGACAGGCGCGCAGAGCGTTGTTAAAGCTCTTGGTGTCAGCGCCAAGTTCGCGCTGATTCACCAGGCCCATCTTGTGCTGGTGCAGATATTCAATCGGGTCCTCAATCGTAATGATGTGGACCGGGCGATTGATGTTGATGTAGTTGATCATCGCCGCCAGCGAAGTGGACTTACCGGAACCGGTCGGGCCGGTGACGAGCACGAGGCCGCGCGGCTTATCGGTAATGGTCTCCAGGATCGGCGGGAGGTGCAGATCGCGAACCGTCGGAATCTTGCTCTGAATCAAGCGGAAAGCGGCGGCCACGGCCCCACGATCGCGGTAAAGGTTCACACGGAAGCGGGCGCGTCCCCGAGGCAGCGAATACGAAAAGTCAAGTTCGCAGGTCGTTTCGAAGCGCTGAATGTTTTCGTCCGAAATGATCTCGTACATCATGCGCTGGGTTTGCACCGCGCTGAACACTTCGTAGTTCAGACGCTTAAGCGTCCCGTCTTCGCGGATGATCGGCTCCGAACCGGCGCAGATGTGAAGGTCCGAGTTATTGCGATCAACAACGATGTTGAGGAGCTCGTCTATGTGGAGGTCTTCCAGCGACTTCGGCGGGCCGGTCCGATCAACAATCGGCGGACGACCGTCGCTGATGACGTCGTTGCCCGGTGCCTGGGGTTGGCCAATTTGAGGCGGCGCGGTCATGCCCATTCCAGCGGGCGGCGGTACAGGATTGTTCGATTGTTGCATCAGTTCAGTTTAGTTTCAAGTTGAGTTTGTTTAGAAGCCGGCGGTGAAGACAACGCGCATGACTTCGTCGGGGGTCGTGACGCCTTGGAGGACCTTGGCGACGCCATCTTCGCGGAGTTCCTTCATGCCGTTGGCCTTGGCCGCGGCCTTGATATCGGCGAGCGGGGCGCGGCGCACGATCAGCTCGGCGGTTTCGCCGTTGATGACCATAAGTTCGTGAATCCCCGATCGGCCCTTGTAGCCGGTCATTCGGTTGCTTTCGGCAGGCACGCCGCGGTACAGCGTCACTTCTCCATCGGGATCGGTGACATCAAAGCCAAATCGGCGCAGGTCAATCTGCTTGACGACGTACGGTTCCTTGTTGTCCTGGTCAATGCGTCGCGCCAGTCGTTGGGCGAGAATCCCGATGACGGTCGCGGCGATGAGGT includes the following:
- a CDS encoding type II secretion system F family protein; amino-acid sequence: MPVYGYTFKDASGSIQKGTAEAESEELLRKRFEEQGFTITEVTVIKAGKTRGPKSGKVKLSNLAVFCRQFSTMVDAGVSLVRCLDVLSRQSQDPKLKRILIDLGQRVEGGESLSRAMQRHPRAFNNLFIGLIRAGEVGGVLEESLQRLSAFLEGDVALRRKVKSALTYPVLVLIAATGIVIFLVSWVVPQFAQLFLDIGLKADDFPAMTKFLIDLSEVFKKNWLILIISVSAFVFAWKLFVGTRFGRRVADKGKLRVPVFGKLHHKICMARFSRTMGTLLTSGVPILQAMETVAGTIGNSIMSDAVLEARARIREGDRIGDPLEASRLFPPMVVHMIAVGEESGSLDFMLQKIADFYESEVEATLASLTAALEPIMIVVLGFIVGFIVIAMFLPLIKVIEGLSQGNDT
- a CDS encoding glycosyltransferase — its product is MPKVSVLLTCYNHLAYLPVAVESIRAQTMIDFEVICLDDGSTDGTRDWLRANCPDWHLEFNAQNLGTYGSLNRGLALANGEFIAILNDDDEWMPTKLEQQLNLLAAEPRVGLVHTNGDFIGALGETLPGTPLGFDFPRSQTDKGIIPLIYANKIIASAVLVRRECFEQCGEFNPAYFGSGDWDMWLRIAEHWDIGFCNDKLTNYRWHENNASKKLDRIWRDDQMLRERILDQTGLYESMGLDEATLNLALAHNWACLGTVRTLNGDPSGGRRAYKESLRRQPSRWRSRVRWLATYLPKGLFRRLL
- a CDS encoding zinc-dependent metalloprotease — translated: MRRTLLHALALLPLSVAYAQTTPAEKPAEKKEDDAYSKAVKDYKADDGMFKVWRKDETLLFEIPKDKMGRAYLWVGELKGTAGGGYSGSAAFEQLVSWEVRGDKVLLRSKVVNIKSRPGTPLELGTKISNLDPIIATFDIKATSPSGAVVIDASRLFKQSPPEFSFAGATGGGGMDGSRSFLDRALSFPENINVEVLATFAGGGGGGGSNPFSRAVARPSSTYVLHHSIVLLPEKPMMGRIADSRVGYFTNSFTDYDAPNTQGVRQYEYITRYRLEKKDPKAAMSEPVKPIVYYLAPEIPTEWREACRQGVQDWNVAFEAAGFKNAVICKDAPNDPEWTPEDARYSVIRWAALPIANAMGPSVTDPRSGEILNAHIIMWHDILKLQQEWYFAQASASDPRARRLPFPNDLMHELVRFVVAHEVGHTFGLPHNGKSSAMIPTEWLRDAKWTADNGTCTSIMDYARFNYVAQPEDKATMIPRIGKYDKFSIKWGYMPIDSARTPWDERPALDNLAAAQVTDPTLRFYDNFSSSDPTAQSEALGSDAVIASTYGVANLKRMVSYVLPMTTRLGEDNSETARIHGALVEQMGNYVGHVMAVVGGQEVIDWRSGRGGETFNPVSPEYQRRAAKWLMSNLLTAPTWLTPKSIMGKISNDGGYSLQNSFQARAISGLLQDGRLNRMVINEMRTGPGAYRVADLMSDLSAEVWRELATPAAASTPFRRQVQRTFVNTLVLKLGGPPSEIRSNTRVQLEASRDALNAVLPRVTDKAMAAHYRDLVKQITFGLNNPDKVAPAVTTAPAAFPGRVRLRCGCDLEQASE
- a CDS encoding glycosyltransferase, giving the protein MISIIMPSYGHARFVGAAVRSVLAQTFTDWELVIVDDCSPDQSLSVLREFDDPRIRLSVNERNLGAYATEQRALEMTRHDLVAVLNSDDLWSPEKLAVQAAALQEHPAASFCFVRGWVVDGDGKVDEADDVHGDWPVGLADYRPWLVVENRILASGVVFRRAGLRFATNAHYSGDWMALLEASNRGPGIGVADRLTQWRIHGSNSFTRSPKQVAEEIAVREAIRARDWPADCRAGLGRNALNLFTLYLQTGQRARALALATQVVRTYPEKAVALRRVLLGFMPQSVLQKRLPWTDSLANLPAAGPFTIN
- a CDS encoding type IV pilus twitching motility protein PilT; this translates as MTAPPQIGQPQAPGNDVISDGRPPIVDRTGPPKSLEDLHIDELLNIVVDRNNSDLHICAGSEPIIREDGTLKRLNYEVFSAVQTQRMMYEIISDENIQRFETTCELDFSYSLPRGRARFRVNLYRDRGAVAAAFRLIQSKIPTVRDLHLPPILETITDKPRGLVLVTGPTGSGKSTSLAAMINYININRPVHIITIEDPIEYLHQHKMGLVNQRELGADTKSFNNALRACLREDPDVLLVGEMRDVETIALAITAAETGHLVFATLHTNNAAESIDRIVDVFPPSQQEQIRVQLANNIVAIVAQQLCPRATGPGRIPANEVMIASPAIKNLIREGKTHQIPSSIQTSASLGMFTMDQCLRDLYLKGIITLDEALSRAVQIDELKKMINTGQGGPGAPTGGPPPRR
- a CDS encoding MBL fold metallo-hydrolase yields the protein MSHTDLSRRAVLGLGLAAPLMPRFALAAEPQANTSVPAVAVTRTTQFGEYTITTVQDAAMRMSVEQSPFAAKTKPEELRKILAANKLRTDQVGLDVNVLIMQKGKDVLLIDGGTGQKLMPALAQLGIKPEMVGAIALTHAHGDHYNGLLKDGKSAFPNATIFVPEAEYAFWTAAQPEMPKSMMDVNDRRGVIAGAQSCFNILKPQIRTIAGDKEWGTGIAFMPMPGHTPGHAGVRISSGKETMIHWADLCHHAAIIVQNPNIQVKFDTDPVASADMRRKMFDQFAKEGYRIMGSHMPFPGFGRILKSGKSFRWEIEPWVQ
- the mutS gene encoding DNA mismatch repair protein MutS, giving the protein MSFVPQTPMMRQYFDAKAAHPGALIAMRVGDFYEFYGDDAETAARALEITLTGKEDGANGRVAMAGVPFHAFDKYLTRLVALGHRVGICEQIDDPKTTKGLIRRQVRRVLTPGTLMEDSHLDQGEPSFLCGLAGHGEQWAIATLEPSTGEFLVTEVTGEGALRQELARLQPAEVIGAKALEGVTGFFEVEPVRADRAEQELLAHLGVHQLSGFGLEGEPLSVMAAALVLRYAKGNGLDLAHIETISTYQVDEFMRIDAFSRRTLELTQNLADGSRRHTLLDVLDRTRTGMGARLLRRWIDQPLLSRAEIESRHEAVRRLIENSLIREELGEKLKRVSDLERLVSRCSARLASPRDLANLRASLQVLPEVLKPLQQIALGRLQRVASSMGDHFELARQLYIAIQPEPPLTLRDGGVIADEYDAELDQLRRLGRDGRSFIAEMETAERAATGIQQLKVGYNSVFGYYIEVPKQHSERVPPAYIRKQTTANAERYITAELKEHESRVLDAGDKAIEVEHALFERLREQVAAEAPALLATARAIAELDVLCSLASVSIAHRYVRPELVDDNCLEIIDGRHPVVEAGTDNFVPNSVSLEPLAEGTRTIILTGPNMSGKSTFLRQNALICLMAQIGCYVPASSAKLSIHDQLFTRIGAKDELASGQSTFMVEMTECAYILNHATDRSLVVLDEVGRGTSTFDGMAIAWAIIERLVEIGAKTMFATHYHQLNILAEQLSGVANFRVAVAEVGDSIVWTHRVLPGGTDRSYGIHVARMAGVPPSVLDRAGHILADLESTEPRPAVSQVTQNRLQLSLFEAAESPVVTQLREIPLDSITPIQALQILDDLKRKIDS